Proteins encoded within one genomic window of Polypterus senegalus isolate Bchr_013 chromosome 6, ASM1683550v1, whole genome shotgun sequence:
- the LOC120530963 gene encoding alpha-1,3-galactosyltransferase 2-like isoform X1: MGLIYNGRKKKQFFLYIAAVPLLLLMALYVPLSVRFIEGLIPMDKCPLPHEYPLHPGNHVDNSLDLWSRTDVQTCTYWGAPIIWDGMFDPEYYDDFYRKQNITVALTVFAVGRYLDLYLEKFLTSAEQHFMFGQRVIYYVFTDSPEKVPKIKMAAFRTLLTFRVEKYSRWQDVSMLRMKMISDIIDSHVRHHAQYIFCLDVDQTFVGRFGTEALGDMVALLHSFYYRRPKFFYTYDQNPKSTAYIKTGDMYYHAAVFGGTWQRVKNLTQICYDGIMQDKMNHVEALWHDESHLNKYFLLYKPTKLLSPEYCWAEYIGYRSDIHVHRLVWAEKNYKFVRQ, from the exons GCTGATTTATAATGGTAGAAAAAAGAAGCAGTTTTTCCTCTACATAGCAGCCGTCCCGCTGCTGCTGTTGATGGCGTTGTATGTCCCGCTTTCTGTGAG GTTTATAGAAGGTCTGATTCCAATGGATAAGTGCCCGTTGCCCCATGAGTATCCTCTCCATCCTGGGAATCATGTGGACAACTCTCTGGATCTCTG GTCCAGGACCGATGTCCAAACATGTACTTACTGGGGTGCCCCTATCATCTGGGATGGCATGTTTGATCCAGAATATTATGATGACTTTTATCGAAAGCAAAACATCACAGTTGCTTTGACAGTGTTTGCTGTTGGAAG aTACCTGGATCTCTACTTGGAGAAGTTTCTCACCTCTGCTGAGCAGCACTTCATGTTTGGCCAGAGAGTCATATACTATGTGTTTACAGATTCTCCCGAGAAGGTGCCCAAAATCAAGATGGCTGCCTTCAGAACTCTTTTGACCTTCAGAGTAGAGAAATACAGCCGGTGGCAGGACGTGTCTATGCTGCGCATGAAGATGATCAGCGACATCATTGACTCGCATGTCCGCCACCATGCCCAGTATATATTCTGCCTGGATGTAGATCAGACATTTGTGGGCCGGTTTGGCACAGAAGCTCTGGGTGACATGGTGGCTTTGCTGCACTCATTTTATTATCGTAGGCCAAAGTTCTTCTATACTTATGACCAGAATCCAAAGTCGACGGCTTACATAAAAACTGGAGATATGTATTATCATGCAGCAGTCTTTGGTGGAACATGGCAGCGGGTGAAAAATCTCACCCAGATCTGCTATGATGGCATCATGCAAGACAAAATGAACCATGTTGAGGCACTGTGGCACGACGAGAGTCATCTCAACAAGTACTTTCTTTTGTACAAGCCAACCAAACTTCTGTCTCCAGAGTACTGCTGGGCTGAGTACATCGGGTAccgcagtgacattcatgtacaCCGTCTAGTTTGGGCCGAAAAGAATTACAAATTTGTCAGGCAGTGA
- the LOC120530963 gene encoding alpha-1,3-galactosyltransferase 2-like isoform X2 — protein sequence MALYVPLSVRFIEGLIPMDKCPLPHEYPLHPGNHVDNSLDLWSRTDVQTCTYWGAPIIWDGMFDPEYYDDFYRKQNITVALTVFAVGRYLDLYLEKFLTSAEQHFMFGQRVIYYVFTDSPEKVPKIKMAAFRTLLTFRVEKYSRWQDVSMLRMKMISDIIDSHVRHHAQYIFCLDVDQTFVGRFGTEALGDMVALLHSFYYRRPKFFYTYDQNPKSTAYIKTGDMYYHAAVFGGTWQRVKNLTQICYDGIMQDKMNHVEALWHDESHLNKYFLLYKPTKLLSPEYCWAEYIGYRSDIHVHRLVWAEKNYKFVRQ from the exons ATGGCGTTGTATGTCCCGCTTTCTGTGAG GTTTATAGAAGGTCTGATTCCAATGGATAAGTGCCCGTTGCCCCATGAGTATCCTCTCCATCCTGGGAATCATGTGGACAACTCTCTGGATCTCTG GTCCAGGACCGATGTCCAAACATGTACTTACTGGGGTGCCCCTATCATCTGGGATGGCATGTTTGATCCAGAATATTATGATGACTTTTATCGAAAGCAAAACATCACAGTTGCTTTGACAGTGTTTGCTGTTGGAAG aTACCTGGATCTCTACTTGGAGAAGTTTCTCACCTCTGCTGAGCAGCACTTCATGTTTGGCCAGAGAGTCATATACTATGTGTTTACAGATTCTCCCGAGAAGGTGCCCAAAATCAAGATGGCTGCCTTCAGAACTCTTTTGACCTTCAGAGTAGAGAAATACAGCCGGTGGCAGGACGTGTCTATGCTGCGCATGAAGATGATCAGCGACATCATTGACTCGCATGTCCGCCACCATGCCCAGTATATATTCTGCCTGGATGTAGATCAGACATTTGTGGGCCGGTTTGGCACAGAAGCTCTGGGTGACATGGTGGCTTTGCTGCACTCATTTTATTATCGTAGGCCAAAGTTCTTCTATACTTATGACCAGAATCCAAAGTCGACGGCTTACATAAAAACTGGAGATATGTATTATCATGCAGCAGTCTTTGGTGGAACATGGCAGCGGGTGAAAAATCTCACCCAGATCTGCTATGATGGCATCATGCAAGACAAAATGAACCATGTTGAGGCACTGTGGCACGACGAGAGTCATCTCAACAAGTACTTTCTTTTGTACAAGCCAACCAAACTTCTGTCTCCAGAGTACTGCTGGGCTGAGTACATCGGGTAccgcagtgacattcatgtacaCCGTCTAGTTTGGGCCGAAAAGAATTACAAATTTGTCAGGCAGTGA